A genome region from Pseudanabaena sp. Chao 1811 includes the following:
- a CDS encoding class I SAM-dependent methyltransferase translates to MLNTNLNYEYSYTNAESGHHHHYLLPSLLKLLNKTKQKRTEKLRVLDIGCGNGSLSNLIRKEGYEVIGIEDSLTGVTNASNNFPECKFINASVYNLPYSDLGGEFDIVISAEVIEHLIYPRELIKSAKNCLKPNGSLIITTPYHGYLKNLALAVTGKMDSHFTVLWDGGHIKFFSVNTLTKLLIEEKFYN, encoded by the coding sequence ATGCTCAACACAAATTTAAATTATGAATACTCTTATACAAATGCAGAATCTGGACATCATCATCATTATCTATTACCTTCATTGCTCAAATTATTGAATAAGACTAAACAAAAAAGAACCGAAAAACTACGAGTTTTAGATATTGGTTGTGGTAATGGCAGCTTAAGCAATCTAATTAGGAAGGAAGGTTATGAAGTTATCGGTATTGAAGATTCTCTGACAGGAGTGACTAATGCCAGTAACAACTTCCCAGAATGTAAATTTATTAACGCTAGTGTGTACAACCTGCCCTACTCCGATCTAGGAGGAGAGTTTGATATTGTCATCTCTGCTGAAGTAATTGAACATTTGATATATCCAAGAGAGTTAATTAAATCGGCAAAGAATTGTCTAAAGCCAAATGGTTCCTTAATTATCACCACTCCATATCATGGCTACCTCAAAAATCTCGCTCTTGCCGTAACAGGCAAAATGGATAGTCACTTTACTGTGCTATGGGATGGTGGTCATATCAAATTCTTTTCCGTAAATACTTTAACTAAGTTACTCATAGAAGAAAAGTTTTATAACTGA
- a CDS encoding helix-turn-helix domain-containing protein, which translates to MAPYSLDLREKIVANYEAGNTSIREVAKQFQVATKTVQKLLNQYRETGELNHKPLGSPIKSPLEAHQEKILEIVSEHPDWTLWQYCEEVAEQTGVSVTTGSMCRFFQRHNITLKKRPIAMKR; encoded by the coding sequence ATGGCACCTTACTCACTAGATCTCAGAGAAAAGATCGTAGCAAACTACGAAGCAGGAAATACATCGATTCGGGAAGTAGCGAAGCAATTTCAAGTCGCGACGAAAACAGTGCAAAAACTACTGAATCAATACCGAGAGACAGGAGAACTAAACCACAAACCATTAGGTAGTCCAATCAAAAGTCCCCTCGAAGCGCATCAGGAGAAAATCCTCGAAATTGTCTCAGAGCATCCAGATTGGACACTATGGCAGTACTGTGAAGAAGTAGCAGAACAAACAGGAGTATCAGTGACCACAGGCAGCATGTGCCGATTTTTCCAGAGGCATAACATCA
- a CDS encoding glycosyltransferase, with amino-acid sequence MKVLHVIPSVAKVRGGPSQAIIEMVTALRSQGIDAEIVTTNDNGKELLDVPLHELTDQLEAYGNVPIRFFPRFSPNINAVREFAYSGALTTWLWQHISEYDIIHVHAIFSYTSTVAMAIARIKNIPYINRPLGQLCEWSLQQSQLRKQIYLNVIERSNLLHSQALHFTAAQEREEFHQLGLNIPNFVLPHGVHIPTIIPNAQEQLHKILQIPEHIPIILFMSRIHPKKGLEYLIPALGKLKAADFALAIAGSGEPDYVNHIQDLLAEYQISDRTYWGGFVQGENKNLYLQGSDLFALTSHSENFGIAAIEALASGTPVLVTDGVAIAPMVKEQDLGYITKLDIEAITSTIQRFLASTQVAKQKGDRAQQYIAEHYSWAKIADSLMNIYNKYAKL; translated from the coding sequence ATGAAAGTTCTCCATGTTATTCCTTCAGTGGCAAAAGTGCGCGGAGGCCCCAGTCAAGCAATCATCGAAATGGTCACAGCTTTGCGATCGCAAGGTATTGATGCCGAGATTGTCACGACTAACGACAATGGCAAAGAATTACTGGATGTACCTTTGCATGAACTGACCGATCAGCTAGAAGCATATGGCAATGTACCAATTCGCTTTTTCCCAAGATTTTCGCCCAATATTAACGCTGTGCGTGAGTTTGCCTATTCAGGCGCGCTGACAACTTGGCTATGGCAACATATCAGCGAATACGACATCATTCATGTCCATGCCATCTTTTCCTATACTTCTACAGTTGCTATGGCGATCGCGCGTATTAAAAATATTCCCTACATCAATCGCCCCCTCGGACAGCTGTGTGAATGGTCATTGCAACAAAGCCAACTGCGTAAACAAATCTATCTCAATGTCATTGAACGCTCTAATTTATTACATAGTCAAGCACTCCATTTTACAGCCGCGCAGGAAAGAGAGGAATTCCATCAACTGGGTTTAAATATTCCAAACTTTGTACTGCCTCACGGTGTACATATTCCCACCATAATTCCTAATGCTCAGGAGCAGTTACATAAAATCCTCCAAATTCCTGAACATATCCCAATAATTCTGTTCATGTCCCGTATTCATCCGAAAAAAGGATTAGAATATCTCATTCCTGCCCTTGGCAAATTAAAGGCAGCCGATTTTGCTTTGGCGATCGCAGGGAGTGGTGAGCCAGATTATGTAAATCACATCCAAGATTTATTAGCAGAGTATCAAATCAGCGATCGCACTTACTGGGGAGGTTTTGTCCAAGGTGAAAACAAAAATTTATACCTGCAAGGATCAGATCTATTTGCCCTCACTTCCCATTCCGAAAACTTTGGGATCGCGGCAATTGAAGCCCTCGCATCAGGAACACCTGTCTTAGTTACCGATGGTGTGGCGATCGCACCTATGGTCAAAGAACAAGATCTTGGCTATATTACTAAGCTTGATATTGAGGCAATTACTTCTACAATTCAAAGATTTCTTGCCTCTACTCAAGTTGCAAAGCAAAAAGGCGATCGCGCCCAGCAATATATTGCTGAACATTATAGTTGGGCTAAAATAGCTGATAGTTTGATGAACATATATAACAAGTATGCCAAGCTATGA
- a CDS encoding transposase, whose amino-acid sequence MESIVKHAQGLVYSLICLMPSVYQKASLNAILGLFLEAQGHPYPEHTQVKSASALSRFLNHYNWSTRGLIRATRLSILGQIAKHRPSKRVPLKILIDLTTLEKSGKFLHLSNPTPNEPDPWVRILNGKRGLHLVVLYLVYGEWRVPWSFRVWRGKGYSSPSDLACKLLGTVPKQLTQGKTVIVLADTEFSTVKFFNAVRAKSWRIVVGVRNNRKLQDGRTVKQLYPHGKRGQLILLEGLSTPLTISWFWLKRADSKRELRFVVSSHPYSGAYLVMLGRKRWAIEGFFKTIKHRFGLHCFGQSTKLGVYRWLILSLLSYLLAHWIDQWSFPPILDWKATCDLTLSVLFPSVLWLKLLRYLQISADIAARHGFEIILKPIPT is encoded by the coding sequence ATGGAAAGCATCGTTAAGCACGCCCAAGGTTTAGTGTATAGCCTAATTTGTCTGATGCCAAGTGTGTATCAAAAAGCAAGTCTGAATGCAATATTAGGGCTATTTCTGGAAGCGCAAGGGCATCCCTATCCAGAACATACACAGGTAAAATCAGCGAGTGCATTAAGCCGATTTCTCAATCACTATAACTGGTCAACAAGAGGACTAATTCGAGCAACAAGGCTGTCAATTTTGGGGCAAATCGCCAAGCATCGCCCATCGAAGAGAGTGCCATTAAAGATACTGATAGACCTGACCACCTTAGAAAAAAGCGGCAAGTTTTTACATTTGAGCAATCCCACCCCAAACGAACCAGACCCATGGGTGAGAATCCTCAACGGAAAGCGAGGACTACATCTGGTTGTACTGTATCTGGTCTATGGAGAGTGGCGCGTACCATGGAGTTTTAGAGTATGGCGCGGCAAAGGATACTCCAGTCCCTCTGACTTAGCTTGTAAGTTATTGGGGACAGTACCCAAGCAACTAACCCAAGGCAAGACTGTGATTGTCCTTGCTGATACTGAGTTTAGTACGGTGAAGTTTTTCAATGCTGTCCGCGCCAAGTCTTGGCGCATCGTTGTCGGTGTCCGCAACAATCGTAAACTTCAAGATGGACGTACCGTCAAACAACTTTATCCCCATGGCAAACGTGGACAACTAATTTTACTGGAAGGGCTAAGTACGCCTTTGACGATCTCTTGGTTCTGGCTCAAAAGAGCCGATAGTAAACGGGAGTTACGCTTTGTGGTCTCTTCTCATCCTTATTCTGGCGCTTATCTGGTGATGTTAGGTCGTAAGCGTTGGGCGATTGAGGGATTCTTCAAAACCATCAAACATCGCTTTGGTTTGCATTGTTTTGGGCAATCTACAAAACTTGGCGTTTATCGTTGGCTTATCCTCTCTCTGCTTTCTTATCTTTTGGCTCATTGGATTGATCAATGGTCGTTTCCTCCCATCTTGGACTGGAAAGCTACCTGTGATTTAACCCTTTCTGTTTTATTCCCTTCTGTCCTTTGGTTGAAACTTCTCAGGTATCTTCAAATTAGTGCCGATATTGCTGCTCGTCATGGCTTTGAAATTATTCTCAAACCCATTCCCACTTGA